The sequence below is a genomic window from Gossypium hirsutum isolate 1008001.06 chromosome A11, Gossypium_hirsutum_v2.1, whole genome shotgun sequence.
TTAAAGATAGCGATACCTtcaattaaaagtaaaatttttcccaagctaaggcttgaacttgagacttctcacacacacccagaacacataaccactaaggCAGACTATTATTTGTAACAACAACatacagaaataattataaaggattttggggcgttacaactctaccctctttaaagaaactttcagcctcaaaatttcacctgatcagaacagataaATATATTGCTGTCGCATTGCACCCTCgagctcccacgtggcctcctcaaaACTATGATTACGCCAAAGAACTTTAACCAGTAGGATGGACTTTCTTCTAAGAACTTTAACATTGCAGTCCAATACCtaaactggctcctcctcaaaggtcagatctggcctaacatCGATCTCCTCAACAGGAACAACATGtgtaggatcagagcggtagtgccttaacatagatacgtggaacaggTCGTGAATCtgatctaactctggaggtaactccaatTGATAGGCAACCGGTCCACACATTTCAGTATGCAGTAAAGCCCAATAAaactagggctcaacttgcccttacgaccaaacctcagtacttccttccatggtgagaccttaagaaagaCAAAGTCCCCCACAAAATACTCAATCTCTCGATGCTTTAGATCCACATAGgacttctgtctgtctgatgCCACTTTCAGCCAGTCCCAAATCAatctaactttttcttcagtATCAAAAACTAGTTCTGGGCCCTGAACACGCTGCTCCCCCAACTTATTCCAACATGAAGGCGTTCGACACCTACGATcgtataatgcctcgtaaggtgccatttgaatGCTTGACTGATAATTTTTCTTATAAGTAAATTCTGCTAACGACAAATAATCCTCTCAGCTACTTTGGAAATCAATTacgcaactccttaacatgtcctctagtatctgaatcaccctctcggACTGACCGTCCGTCTGAGGAtcgaacgcagtactgaagtccaatcttttACCCAAACCTTCATGTAGCTCCTTCCAGAA
It includes:
- the LOC107958947 gene encoding uncharacterized protein, with the translated sequence MVVNALSRRAVTKLRAMFARLSLFDDGSPLAELQVESDDNVDFGLNSEGVLCFRRRICVLKDTDLRQSILREAYSSPYTIHSGGNKMDPRFTSQFWKELHEGLGKRLDFSTAFDPQTDGQSERVIQILEDMLRSCSSIQMAPYEALYDRRCRTPSCWNKLGEQRVQGPELVFDTEEKVRLIWDWLKVASDRQKSYVDLKHREIEYFVGDFVFLKLPPELDQIHDLFHVSMLRHYRSDPTHVVPVEEIDVRPDLTFEEEPV